GTCGCCAATCGTGTGCGGACAGAACAAGGCGCACTCCCGAAGCAGGTCGACATCGCGAGCATGGTGAATGTCAGCCCGCGCACACTTCGTCGCAGGCTGGGCGAGCAGGACACCAGTTATCGTTCACTTCGCGATAGCGCCCGCTATGCAAAAGCATGCGAACTGTTGCTGAACTCCGACGCCACCATCGCGGAAGTCGCAGAGCGGGTTGGCTATTCAGATGCCCGCGCCTTCAGGCGCGCCTTCAAACGCTGGTCAGGTGTCTTACCGACCGATTTCCGTGAACGCGAGGCCGGGTAACTTCCGCGCGCGCCTCAACCGCGCCTATCATCCCGCATCACTGTCTGATCCCCGCACCTTAGCTTCATGACAGGGCTGCCGCTCATGGGATATAGTCCTGAGTGCGGCCAGCAGACTGGCTCGCACTGACAGGAGCATGAAACTGGTACGCCTCATCCTCATCGAAGACGACCCTGATCTAGCCGATGCACTATGCATCAATCTGGAACGCAGCGGCTATGATGTCCTTCACGTCGCAGACGGCCTGATCGCCGAGGTCAAGCTATTGCGCGAGGAAGTAGATATCGCGGTGCTTGATCTGGGTCTGCCCGGACAGCATGGTCTCACCCTGCTGCGCCATATCCGTCCGCAGAAACCAGATTTACCCATCTTGATTCTGACTGCCTTTGAAGGCGTGGAAGACCGTGTGGCCGGACTGGATGCAGGCGCGGATGATTATCTGGTGAAGCCTTTCCAGTTTGTTGAACTGGAAGCCCGCCTCAAGGCACTCCTGCGCCGTACCCACAATACCTCGGCCAATCAGCTAAAAATGGGTCGCCTGAGACTGGATCGCGAAGGTCAGCGCGCGTGGATTGATGACAGCCCGCTCGACCTGTCCGCCCGCGAGCTGGCCGTCCTCGATATTCTGATGGTGCAGCACAAGCGCGTGGTGACCAAGGAGCAGATTGCCGCCGAGCTAGGAGGCGAGGATATTGGTGCCAATGCCATCGAAGTCTATGTCCACCGTCTGCGCAAGAAAATCGAACCTTCGGGTGTGGGCATCCGCACCGTACGCGGTCTAGGCTATCTGATCGAGCCCGCTGAAGATGCTGCTGCCCGGCCGTAAACCCTCGCTGCGCCGCCAGCTGCTGATCTGGCTGCTGGTGCCGCAACTGCTTCTGTGGCTGGCTGCAGCTGGCGTTTCCTATCAGGTGGCCGTCCGCCACGCCAATACCACACTCGACCAGAGTCTCGCGCAATCCAGCCGCGCCCTGTCCCGACAGGTTCAACCGCTAGGTGATGGCCTGTACATCGACTTCCCCAAGGCGGCACGGGCGATTCTCGAAGCTGACCCCAATGATCGTATTCATTACATGGTCAGTTCGCCGCCGGGGCAGTTTCTGCTGGGTGGTGAAAAGCTGCCGCCGCCGCCGGCTGGATCGCCTGTGGTATTTGGTCAGCCGGTATTTTATGACGGCCCAATGAACGGCAAGACCGTGCGGGTTGCCACCTTGTATGTCCCGATCGGCACGCCGGAGCATCCGCAAGTGATGATGGTGCAGGTGGCACGCAGTACCAGCGCCCGTACCGAAATGGCGCGAAACATCCTGATTGATACCGTCGCACCGCTTGCGTTACTGATGCTGGCCACCAGTGCCGTCGTGTGGGGGGGCGTGGCGCGTGGACTCTTGCCACTTGGCACCCTGAGAAAACAGGTAGAAAACCGTTCACCGCGCGATCTGGCCCCGCTGGAGCTGGATCATGCACCAGCCGAGGTCAAGGATCTGGCTAGCGCGCTGAACACGCTGCTGGCCGAAATCGACAAACAGGTGAGCGGCCAGAAGCGCTTCATCGCAGATGCCGCGCATCAGTTGCGCACACCGCTGGCGGGATTGAAATCGCAGACCGAAGTCGCCCGCTCCGAACTCGACTCGCCACACCCGGATCATCAGGTCATTCGCCAGCGAATTGACAGGCTGGAGCAATGTGCCGATCGCGGCATCCGCCTGGTTAACCAGTTGCTCGTGCTCGCCCGTGCCGAACCGGAAGCCCCGGTGATCCTCACAGAAGTCGATCTCACCGATCTACTGCGTGAACTGGGTCGCGAAATTGCACCAGTGGCACTGAAAAAGCATCTCGATATGGCCGTAGAAGGACTGGACTCACCGGTTCATATTGAAGGCAATGCCGGATTATTGCGCGAGCTGTTTGCCAATTTGCTGAACAACGCCGTGGCCTATACCCCTGCAGGCGGCGAAATCGTGCTGACACAGCAATGCGATGCGGAACAGGTTGTGGTAACCGTCAGCGATACAGGACCGGGTATCCCGCCGGAAGAGCGCGAAGCCGTATTCGAGCGCTTCTATCGCGGAGCCTTGCAGGCCAACTCGCTCGGATGCGGCCTGGGACTCCCCATCGCCCGCGAAATTGCCCGCCGCCATCACGCACGCATTGAACTCCGCGACAACCATCCGCACGGGCTGTTGATTTCTGTCAGCTTTCCGCGCACCACCCGAGCAACGCGCCGCTAACACGTGCAAATGGTCGAGACCGACCATTGCAGCGCATCATTTCTTACCTCAAACTTACAATTCCTATCAGGAAATTCTGCCATCCATGTACGTATAGTACACGGATGCAGACTGTGACCAAGCATACCTGTCTAGCTATACCGCTCATGCTGCCCTGCAACAAACCTCATTAAACACACGTGCATTTAGTCAAATATTTCAGTCACATCAATGCACTTCCCGTGTGATTTACGCCACAGAATTGTACGCGATCCAATTCCATCCCGCTAAAACCACTTGCTTTCATCATCTGACATCCATAGGATTCGCGAAAGTTTCACGTAAGGTTTTGCGTGATTACGAAAGAAACTTGTCAGATTAAGTCTGTAAGTCGAGTGTCCACACGATCACGAACTCCGTCGGGTACGTGCGGCACTCACCCCTCGCGGGGCAGGTGGCACTCACCTGCCGGCCACCCAGCCGGCATCAATCTACACGGAGAGGAGCAATATCAAGATGGCAACACCCAGCATGTTCGCGCATGGCGCTTTGCGTCGCAGTATCGCTCAGGCGGTGATGACAGCCTGTCTCGGCATGGCGGCTCTGTCCGCGTTTGCATCCGATGATGAAGGTGAATTCACAGGCTACCTGCGTGCAGGTGCCGGTACATCCTCGCATGGCGGCACCCAGAATTGTTACTACCTCGGCAATGGCAATGGACACGGCTATCGCCTGGGGAATGAATGCGACAGCTACACGGAATTCGGGTACTCCCGCACCATGGCCAAGGCAGATGATGGCGTGAAGCTGGTAGGCTACATCATGGTCAATGATTACTCCGGCGATTCCGCCTACTCCGGCAAACTCGGCATCTCGCAGATTTTCGTGCAGGCCAAGGGTCTGGACTGGCTCAATGGCGGTACTGCCTGGGTGGGTGAACGCTACTACGAGCGTCCGGATATCCACTGGATGGATCTGCAATACATCAACCTGAACGGCACCGGCGGCGGCTTCGACAATATCGGCACCGATCTAGGCGGCAAATTCAGCTACGCCATCTTCAAGGACAATGACACCAACAACATTGCTGGCACCTCGCTGAACAACTATTCCTTCAAGTCGTCGAACTCGGCTATCCGCAACAACTTCCTGTACCGTGGTCTGCCGGTGAATGCTGGTGGCACACTGGACTTGGCGGTGAGCCTGATTACTCCGAGCAGCCCGGATAATGGCGGTGCATCGCGCCATAGTGGCTACAGCCTGCACCTGTTCCATAATCAGGACGTAATGGGCGGCGGCAACACTTTCGGCGTCCAGTATGGCGTGGGCGCAGGTACGGGTCGCGGTGATCCGGGTACTTACACTGTGGCTACCCCGTGGACCGCCTTCGGTAGCAATGGCCCCTGCTGCAACCGTATGGGCGTATCCGGCTCGACCCTGCTCGGCTCGGACGATACCCGACTGCGCATCTTCGATGCCCTGTGGATTCAGCCGACCAAGGATTTCGGGGCAGGCTTCAACTACATCCATCAGGAAGACAAATCCCCCGTCTACGGTATCAATGGAGCCTCATCGGGCACCTCTAAATGGGATTCCTTCGGCATTCGTCCATCCTATGCCATCAATGAACATTTCAAGCTGCAAGGCCAGATCGGCATTGATCGCCTCAGCTATCCCGGTACGGATACCGAAAACCTGACGACCTTCACGATTGCGCCTACGATCTCGCTAGGCAAGGGTTTCTTTGATCGTCCGGAACTGCGCTTTTTTGTCACCCATGCCAAGTGGAACAACGCTGCAACGGCTAATATCAATGCCAACAACGCAAACAGCGTGGGTGCCCTCGGTATGGCGACATCGGGCACCTCCTTCGGCGTACAGGTGGAAGCCTGGTGGGGCAAGAACTGGTTCTAAAGTCTGGCCAGTTACTCAAACCGCTATCGAACTGATATGACGCTGGCGCGACCCTGCACAGGCAGGCGCGCCCTACTACAGAGTGTGCGGAAATGCCCGGACTCCCCGGATCAGGCGTCGGGCGTTTCCCCCAATCAGGATGCATGAACATGAAGACTCGTTTTTCCTTGCTGCCAGTCGCACTGGCAACCGCCGCGGCACTTTCCGTCTCCGCCCTGGCCGGTGAAGTTGAAGTCCTGCACTGGTGGACATCCGGTGGCGAAGCCCAGTCTGCCGCCGAACTGAAAAGCCTGATTCAGGGCAAGGGTCATACCTGGAAAGATTTCGCGGTGGCAGGTGGCGGCGGCGACAATGCCATGACCGTCCTCAAGACCCGTGTGGTATCCGGCAACCCACCGACTGCAGCCCAGGTGAAGGGTCCGGCGATTCAGGAATGGGGGGATGAAGGCGTACTGGCGAATCTGGATGCCGTCGCTAATGCCGAAAAATGGGACAGCCTGCTCCCGCCCGTGATCGCCAATATCATGAAATACCGGGGTCACTATGTCGCCGTGCCGGTGAAC
The nucleotide sequence above comes from Burkholderiaceae bacterium DAT-1. Encoded proteins:
- a CDS encoding carbohydrate porin, producing the protein MFAHGALRRSIAQAVMTACLGMAALSAFASDDEGEFTGYLRAGAGTSSHGGTQNCYYLGNGNGHGYRLGNECDSYTEFGYSRTMAKADDGVKLVGYIMVNDYSGDSAYSGKLGISQIFVQAKGLDWLNGGTAWVGERYYERPDIHWMDLQYINLNGTGGGFDNIGTDLGGKFSYAIFKDNDTNNIAGTSLNNYSFKSSNSAIRNNFLYRGLPVNAGGTLDLAVSLITPSSPDNGGASRHSGYSLHLFHNQDVMGGGNTFGVQYGVGAGTGRGDPGTYTVATPWTAFGSNGPCCNRMGVSGSTLLGSDDTRLRIFDALWIQPTKDFGAGFNYIHQEDKSPVYGINGASSGTSKWDSFGIRPSYAINEHFKLQGQIGIDRLSYPGTDTENLTTFTIAPTISLGKGFFDRPELRFFVTHAKWNNAATANINANNANSVGALGMATSGTSFGVQVEAWWGKNWF
- a CDS encoding response regulator transcription factor: MKLVRLILIEDDPDLADALCINLERSGYDVLHVADGLIAEVKLLREEVDIAVLDLGLPGQHGLTLLRHIRPQKPDLPILILTAFEGVEDRVAGLDAGADDYLVKPFQFVELEARLKALLRRTHNTSANQLKMGRLRLDREGQRAWIDDSPLDLSARELAVLDILMVQHKRVVTKEQIAAELGGEDIGANAIEVYVHRLRKKIEPSGVGIRTVRGLGYLIEPAEDAAARP
- a CDS encoding sensor histidine kinase, with amino-acid sequence MLLPGRKPSLRRQLLIWLLVPQLLLWLAAAGVSYQVAVRHANTTLDQSLAQSSRALSRQVQPLGDGLYIDFPKAARAILEADPNDRIHYMVSSPPGQFLLGGEKLPPPPAGSPVVFGQPVFYDGPMNGKTVRVATLYVPIGTPEHPQVMMVQVARSTSARTEMARNILIDTVAPLALLMLATSAVVWGGVARGLLPLGTLRKQVENRSPRDLAPLELDHAPAEVKDLASALNTLLAEIDKQVSGQKRFIADAAHQLRTPLAGLKSQTEVARSELDSPHPDHQVIRQRIDRLEQCADRGIRLVNQLLVLARAEPEAPVILTEVDLTDLLRELGREIAPVALKKHLDMAVEGLDSPVHIEGNAGLLRELFANLLNNAVAYTPAGGEIVLTQQCDAEQVVVTVSDTGPGIPPEEREAVFERFYRGALQANSLGCGLGLPIAREIARRHHARIELRDNHPHGLLISVSFPRTTRATRR